The Isachenkonia alkalipeptolytica region CATCATGGTAAGAACCATCATATAGTTCCACTTTTACGTCCACCACTTCAAACCCGGCAATTTCTCCGTTTTCCATGGCTTCTTGAATTCCTGCGTCAACCGCCGGAATGTATTCTTTCGGAATAGCTCCTCCGACTGTTTTGTTCACAAACTCATAACCGGTACCGGGCTCTTGAGGATAAATTCGCATTTTAACGTGTCCATACTGTCCTCTACCACCGGATTGACGAGCATATTTCTTATCGATATCCACTTCTTGAGAAATCGTTTCTTTATAAGCTACCTGAGGCTTACCTACGGTAGCCTCCACTTTGAATTCCCGAAGCATACGATCAACAATGATGTCCAGATGAAGTTCACCCATACCGGAAATAATCGTTTGTCCCGTCTCTTCATCGGTGTGGGCTCTAAAGGTGGGGTCCTCTTCCGATAGCTTTTGTAGGGCAATACTCATTTTTTCCTGTCCCGCCTTCGTCTTAGGCTCAATGGCCACGGCGATCACCGGCTCAGGGAATACCATGGATTCAAGAATTACCTGGGAGTTTTCCGCACTAAGGGTGTCTCCCGTTGCAGTATCCTTCAGGCCTACAGCTGCTGCAATGTCTCCGGCATACACTTTTGTAAGTTCCTGCCGGGTGTTTGCATGCATCTGTAGAATACGACCGATTCGCTCTTTCTTGCCCTTTGTCGAGTTATATACATAGGAACCGGACTCTAGGGTTCCTGAATATACTCGGAAAAAGGCAAGTTTACCAACGTAAGGGTCTGCCATAATTTTAAACGCTAAGGCCGCAAAAGGCTCATCATCGGAAGCTTTTCTGGATACTTCCTCATCAGAATCTTTTAAAACACCGGTAATCGGTGGTACGTCCAGGGGTGAAGGCATTAATAGCACTACATAATCCAATAGACGCTGAACACCCTTGTTTTTGTAAGCCGATCCGCAAAGTACCGGTACAATTTTATTATCCACGGTTCCTTGTCGTAAACCTTGTTCGATCTCTTCTTGGGTAATTTCTTCCCCTTCAAGATATTTCATCATCAGCTCTTCGTCATTTTCCGCAACGGCTTCCACCAGTTTTTCCCGGTATTCATCCGCAAGCTCTTTCATGTCTTCCGGAATTTCCGTTACTTCCATTTCCTGACCAAGATCATCATGATAGATTGTGGCATTCATCTTAATCAAATCGACAATCCCTTTGAAATAATCTTCTTTGCCGATGGGTAACTGGATTGGCACCGCTTTGGCACCTAATCGGTCTTCCATCATGCCCACTACATTAAAGTAATCCGCACCTAAAATATCCATTTTATTTACAAAAGCAATTCGCGGCACTTTGTACTTATCCGCTTGTCTCCAAACGGTTTCCGATTGGGGTTCCACTCCGCCTTTGGCACAGAAAACCGCAACCGCACCATCCAACACTCTAAGGGATCGTT contains the following coding sequences:
- the fusA gene encoding elongation factor G; this encodes MSRKFPLERTRNIGIMAHIDAGKTTTTERVLFYAGRIRKLGETHAGASQMDWMDQEKERGITITSAATTCEWNDHRVNIIDTPGHVDFTVEVERSLRVLDGAVAVFCAKGGVEPQSETVWRQADKYKVPRIAFVNKMDILGADYFNVVGMMEDRLGAKAVPIQLPIGKEDYFKGIVDLIKMNATIYHDDLGQEMEVTEIPEDMKELADEYREKLVEAVAENDEELMMKYLEGEEITQEEIEQGLRQGTVDNKIVPVLCGSAYKNKGVQRLLDYVVLLMPSPLDVPPITGVLKDSDEEVSRKASDDEPFAALAFKIMADPYVGKLAFFRVYSGTLESGSYVYNSTKGKKERIGRILQMHANTRQELTKVYAGDIAAAVGLKDTATGDTLSAENSQVILESMVFPEPVIAVAIEPKTKAGQEKMSIALQKLSEEDPTFRAHTDEETGQTIISGMGELHLDIIVDRMLREFKVEATVGKPQVAYKETISQEVDIDKKYARQSGGRGQYGHVKMRIYPQEPGTGYEFVNKTVGGAIPKEYIPAVDAGIQEAMENGEIAGFEVVDVKVELYDGSYHDVDSSEMAFKVAGSMAFKEGLRKGTPVLLEPYMKVEVVTPEDYLGDCIGDLNSRRAKVEGMEPRVGGVQAIKAFVPLGEMFGYSTDLRSNTQGRANYTMHFDHYEQVPRSIAEEIKEGKK